In the genome of Croceimicrobium hydrocarbonivorans, one region contains:
- a CDS encoding MGMT family protein produces the protein MSNCSGKKAKPLPISVGALSDFYSRVYALCRHIPEGRVTSYGAIAKFLGAARSSRMVGYAMNNSFNEQGVPAHRVVNRLGMLSGKHHFPGSTLMQDLLENEGVPILNDRVQNFDQYFWNPADHLDPKDF, from the coding sequence ATGAGCAATTGTTCCGGGAAGAAGGCAAAGCCATTACCTATATCCGTTGGAGCTTTGAGTGATTTTTATAGCCGTGTTTATGCCCTTTGCCGCCATATTCCAGAAGGAAGAGTAACTTCCTATGGGGCCATTGCCAAGTTTTTAGGCGCTGCCCGAAGCAGTAGAATGGTAGGCTATGCCATGAACAACAGCTTTAATGAACAAGGAGTTCCTGCACACAGAGTAGTGAATCGCTTGGGCATGTTGAGTGGAAAACATCATTTCCCAGGCAGCACTTTAATGCAGGATTTGCTCGAAAACGAAGGCGTTCCGATTCTTAATGATCGGGTTCAGAACTTCGATCAGTACTTTTGGAATCCGGCAGATCATTTAGACCCTAAAGACTTTTAA
- a CDS encoding sensor histidine kinase, whose translation MRLDKPGILAFIIALILAIVVLGAFSALQASYHFEGAPSYLPWLLGLALFVLAYFMIRLGVEQFVYSKVKIIYKNIHELKIGSETEEEELARSTDLDKVTKEVSEWATQNRNEIAELRERENFRREFIGNISHELKTPIFNIQGYLLTLLDGAIDDQEINRRYLKRANKSVDRMINIIEDLEVIAALESDRVQINYESFDLTELVEGVFELLEDKAHKKHVQFKIKKDLDRPLKVMADRAKIEQVLINLVGNAIKYGNEKGQVEVRFFDMDKHILTEVSDDGIGIPPEDVPRIFERFYRVDKSRSRDAGGTGLGLSIVKHIIEAHKQTINVRSSENKGSTFSFTLKKS comes from the coding sequence TTGCGTTTAGATAAACCCGGCATATTAGCCTTTATCATTGCCCTCATTTTGGCCATTGTGGTGCTGGGCGCCTTTTCGGCGCTGCAGGCCAGCTATCATTTTGAGGGCGCCCCAAGCTATCTTCCCTGGCTATTGGGCCTGGCACTTTTCGTGCTGGCCTATTTTATGATCCGATTGGGAGTGGAGCAATTCGTTTATAGTAAGGTTAAGATCATCTATAAGAATATCCACGAGCTTAAAATCGGTTCCGAAACTGAGGAAGAAGAGCTGGCACGCTCCACCGATCTCGACAAGGTAACTAAGGAGGTTTCGGAATGGGCTACTCAAAACCGTAATGAAATTGCCGAACTACGCGAAAGAGAAAATTTCCGCCGGGAGTTTATTGGCAATATTTCGCATGAGCTTAAAACACCCATCTTCAATATTCAAGGTTACCTTTTAACCTTATTGGATGGTGCCATCGACGATCAGGAGATTAACCGCCGTTATTTGAAACGCGCGAATAAGTCGGTAGATCGAATGATTAACATTATCGAAGACCTAGAAGTAATTGCGGCCCTGGAATCAGATCGGGTGCAAATTAATTATGAAAGCTTCGACCTTACCGAATTGGTAGAAGGTGTTTTTGAGCTATTGGAAGACAAGGCTCATAAAAAGCATGTTCAGTTTAAGATTAAGAAAGATCTGGATCGTCCCCTTAAAGTAATGGCGGATCGTGCCAAAATTGAGCAGGTACTTATCAATTTGGTAGGCAATGCTATTAAATATGGTAATGAAAAGGGTCAGGTAGAGGTGCGCTTCTTTGATATGGATAAGCATATCCTTACCGAGGTTAGTGATGATGGCATTGGCATCCCTCCCGAAGATGTACCTCGAATTTTCGAGCGCTTCTACCGGGTGGACAAAAGTCGTAGCCGCGATGCCGGTGGTACAGGCTTAGGACTTTCTATAGTAAAGCACATTATCGAAGCCCATAAGCAAACCATTAATGTGCGGAGCAGCGAAAACAAAGGCTCAACCTTCTCTTTTACGCTGAAAAAATCCTAA
- the frr gene encoding ribosome recycling factor encodes MEDIDLIISEAGDSMKKSLQHLDKELLKIRAGRANPAMLEGVMVEYYGSMSPLSQVSNVSTPDARTLSVQPWEKALIPEIEKAIMNANLGFNPQNNGEVVIINIPPLTEDRRRELVKRAKAEGEEAKVSIRSARKDANDMLKDLDGISEDLVKDAEERVQALTNKNVTKVDSAIEVKEAEIMKV; translated from the coding sequence ATGGAAGATATTGATCTGATCATTAGCGAGGCAGGGGACAGCATGAAGAAATCCCTGCAGCACCTGGACAAGGAACTCTTGAAAATCCGCGCCGGTCGCGCTAACCCAGCCATGCTCGAAGGCGTAATGGTTGAATACTATGGCTCCATGAGTCCCTTATCTCAAGTTTCGAATGTCTCTACCCCAGATGCTCGTACTTTATCAGTACAGCCTTGGGAAAAGGCCTTGATTCCTGAAATTGAGAAAGCCATCATGAATGCCAATTTGGGCTTTAATCCACAGAATAATGGTGAGGTGGTAATTATTAATATTCCCCCCTTAACCGAGGATCGCCGTCGCGAATTAGTGAAACGCGCAAAAGCAGAAGGTGAGGAAGCCAAAGTTTCTATCCGTTCCGCGCGTAAGGATGCCAATGACATGCTTAAAGATCTGGATGGTATTTCAGAAGACCTGGTAAAGGACGCTGAAGAAAGAGTTCAGGCTCTAACCAATAAGAATGTAACCAAGGTAGATTCCGCTATCGAAGTGAAAGAAGCCGAAATCATGAAAGTGTGA
- a CDS encoding glycosyltransferase has translation MSRRVLYGVLNWGLGHASRSSVVIRALEEAGFEPILASDGVAGEWLQEEFPHLEYRELPSYEVRYSKSSRQWPSLVSGLPRIAKAASAERRILRLWADDLKPAGIISDNRLGFSHPDYPSAYISHQLSPKAGSFTRFAAASHRSYYRQFSELWIPDDKDRSLSGSLSTGIGKKRFIGPLSTLERRPVEGERVLIILSGPEPQRSILERRLFEQADALPDSTVLVRGINGACPDRYHQKFKVYDRLGRMDLSALIAQSSLVISRSGYSSLMDYHYLGKRALLVPTPGQSEQEYLAKRHAKRKGYMAVKQDDLLLSTQLEQALAMPFPEPQDFSLPEDLFRIFSA, from the coding sequence ATGAGCAGAAGGGTGCTATATGGGGTGTTAAATTGGGGTTTGGGCCATGCAAGCCGCAGTAGCGTGGTGATTCGAGCTTTGGAAGAGGCGGGATTTGAGCCGATTTTAGCCTCGGATGGAGTAGCTGGGGAATGGCTTCAGGAAGAATTTCCTCATCTCGAATACCGTGAATTACCTTCTTATGAGGTACGCTATTCCAAAAGTTCGCGACAATGGCCCAGCTTAGTTTCAGGCTTACCGCGAATTGCTAAGGCCGCTTCCGCCGAAAGGCGCATTTTACGCCTCTGGGCAGATGATTTAAAACCCGCGGGAATTATTTCCGATAATCGATTGGGCTTTTCCCATCCGGATTATCCATCAGCCTATATTAGTCATCAATTGAGTCCCAAGGCCGGTTCATTTACTCGCTTTGCCGCCGCTAGCCATCGTTCCTATTACCGTCAGTTTAGTGAATTGTGGATTCCCGATGATAAGGATCGAAGTTTGAGTGGAAGTCTTAGTACGGGAATTGGGAAGAAACGATTTATAGGTCCATTGAGTACCTTAGAACGCAGGCCTGTAGAAGGTGAACGGGTGCTAATTATTCTCAGTGGACCGGAGCCACAGCGCAGCATTTTAGAACGACGCCTCTTTGAACAAGCTGATGCTTTGCCCGATTCTACCGTATTAGTGCGAGGAATTAACGGAGCTTGCCCCGACCGTTACCATCAGAAGTTTAAGGTTTATGATCGCTTGGGTAGGATGGATCTTTCGGCTTTAATTGCTCAAAGCAGCCTGGTGATAAGTCGCAGTGGCTATAGCTCCTTAATGGACTATCACTATTTAGGAAAACGGGCTTTATTGGTTCCTACCCCCGGACAAAGTGAACAGGAATATTTAGCCAAACGCCATGCTAAAAGAAAAGGCTATATGGCTGTAAAGCAAGATGATCTCCTTTTATCTACTCAGTTGGAGCAGGCCTTGGCTATGCCCTTTCCGGAGCCGCAGGATTTTAGCCTACCCGAAGATTTGTTTAGGATTTTTTCAGCGTAA
- the trmB gene encoding tRNA (guanosine(46)-N7)-methyltransferase TrmB encodes MARKKLERFEENAKMRHVIEPSREQVLEGLSLQGNWGQRIFGNDNPIVLELGCGKGEYTVALAKRNPGVNYIGVDIKGARIWYGAKEAEEAGLKNVAFLRTQIELLDHCFDGGEVSEIWITFPDPQIKHTRIKHRLTHPKFMMRYQYILKSKGLLHLKTDSEFLHGYTIGLLQLMGFPIHRVFHNIDKQDPRNNEPVLKEVQTHYEQLFREEGKAITYIRWSFE; translated from the coding sequence ATGGCACGAAAAAAATTAGAACGCTTCGAAGAGAATGCCAAAATGAGGCATGTAATCGAACCCAGTCGCGAACAAGTGCTCGAAGGTTTGAGCCTGCAAGGCAATTGGGGCCAGCGTATTTTTGGAAATGATAATCCCATTGTTCTGGAATTGGGATGTGGCAAAGGGGAATATACCGTTGCTTTGGCGAAACGTAATCCGGGGGTAAACTACATTGGTGTAGATATAAAAGGTGCACGAATTTGGTATGGTGCCAAAGAAGCAGAAGAAGCGGGGCTTAAAAACGTAGCCTTCCTGCGTACCCAAATCGAATTACTGGATCATTGTTTTGATGGTGGTGAGGTGTCTGAAATCTGGATCACCTTCCCCGATCCCCAGATTAAGCATACTCGTATTAAGCATCGCTTAACGCATCCTAAATTTATGATGCGCTATCAATATATCCTCAAGAGTAAAGGCCTCTTGCACTTGAAAACGGACAGCGAGTTTTTACATGGATATACCATCGGCTTACTGCAATTAATGGGCTTCCCTATTCATCGGGTTTTCCACAATATTGATAAGCAGGATCCGCGCAATAATGAACCGGTTTTAAAAGAGGTTCAAACCCATTATGAGCAATTGTTCCGGGAAGAAGGCAAAGCCATTACCTATATCCGTTGGAGCTTTGAGTGA
- the rpsB gene encoding 30S ribosomal protein S2 → MADQFVKEMLDAGVHFGHLTRKWNPNMAPYIFMERNGIHIIDLYKTQAKLQHAGEAIQKIAASGRKVLYVATKKQAKDIIEKNGTDVNMPFITERWPGGMLTNFVTIRKAIKKMQNIDRMKEDGSYETLSKRERLQVDRQRAKLDKQLGSIVDMTRLPGALFIVDITKEHIAVKEAQKLGIPTFAIVDTNSDPTEVDYAIPANDDATKSIDLMVGKFTEYIREGLTERSAEKNKAKDAKLQKAAAKAEGSEEETTEEEA, encoded by the coding sequence ATGGCAGATCAATTTGTAAAAGAAATGCTGGACGCGGGTGTGCACTTCGGTCACTTAACCCGCAAATGGAATCCAAACATGGCTCCTTATATTTTCATGGAGCGTAATGGAATCCACATTATCGACTTGTATAAAACCCAAGCTAAATTGCAGCATGCTGGTGAAGCAATTCAAAAGATTGCTGCTAGCGGACGTAAAGTTTTATACGTAGCTACCAAGAAGCAAGCGAAAGATATCATCGAGAAAAACGGTACGGATGTAAACATGCCTTTCATCACCGAGCGTTGGCCTGGAGGTATGCTTACCAACTTCGTAACCATCCGTAAAGCGATCAAGAAGATGCAAAACATCGATCGTATGAAGGAAGATGGTTCTTACGAGACTTTAAGTAAGCGTGAGCGTTTGCAAGTTGACCGTCAACGTGCGAAGCTTGACAAGCAATTGGGATCCATTGTCGATATGACCCGTTTGCCAGGAGCTTTGTTCATCGTAGACATTACCAAAGAACACATTGCCGTTAAAGAGGCGCAAAAATTAGGTATTCCAACCTTCGCTATCGTTGATACCAATTCGGATCCTACCGAAGTGGATTACGCGATCCCTGCGAATGATGATGCTACTAAATCTATCGACCTTATGGTAGGTAAATTTACCGAGTACATCCGCGAGGGCTTAACTGAGCGTTCAGCTGAGAAGAACAAGGCTAAAGATGCCAAGCTTCAAAAAGCTGCTGCTAAAGCAGAAGGTTCAGAAGAAGAAACTACTGAAGAGGAAGCTTAA
- the pyrH gene encoding UMP kinase: protein MKYKRILLKLSGESLMGDQEYGINGERLKEYASEIRSVVELGVEVAIVIGGGNIFRGLKGASEGMDRTQADHMGMLATVINGLALQSALEAEGVKTRLQSAIEMNKVAEPYIRRRATRHLEKGRVVIFGAGTGNPYFTTDTAATLRAIEVDADVILKGTRVDGVYTADPEKDESAVKYESISFKEVYEKGLNVMDMTAFTLSKENDLPIIVFDMNKEGNLLNLLKGEKVGTLVAN from the coding sequence ATGAAATACAAACGCATACTTCTTAAATTAAGTGGTGAATCCCTCATGGGGGATCAGGAATACGGAATTAATGGCGAACGCCTGAAAGAGTATGCCTCCGAAATCAGGTCAGTAGTGGAGCTAGGTGTAGAAGTAGCCATCGTAATTGGTGGCGGTAATATCTTCCGCGGCTTGAAAGGTGCCAGTGAAGGTATGGATCGTACTCAAGCGGATCACATGGGTATGTTAGCCACTGTAATTAATGGCTTAGCCTTACAGAGCGCCCTGGAAGCCGAAGGCGTAAAAACTCGCTTGCAGAGTGCGATAGAAATGAATAAGGTTGCGGAGCCTTATATCCGTCGTCGTGCCACTCGTCATCTAGAGAAAGGCCGCGTGGTGATCTTCGGGGCCGGAACCGGTAATCCCTATTTTACTACCGATACAGCAGCTACTCTTAGAGCCATTGAAGTAGATGCAGATGTAATCCTCAAGGGAACCCGTGTAGATGGTGTTTATACCGCTGACCCTGAGAAGGACGAAAGCGCAGTAAAATATGAGTCTATTTCCTTTAAGGAAGTATATGAGAAGGGCTTAAATGTAATGGACATGACCGCCTTTACCCTGAGTAAAGAAAACGACCTGCCCATTATAGTTTTTGATATGAATAAAGAAGGCAATCTGCTCAATCTCCTTAAAGGTGAAAAAGTAGGTACCTTAGTAGCCAATTAA
- the tsf gene encoding translation elongation factor Ts: MAKITAAEVNKLRKQTGAGMMDCKKALVEADGDFEQAIDILRKKGQKVAANRADREATEGCVLAGSNSDNSFGAVVSLNCETDFVAKNDSFVELTQSILDLALENKFADKDSLLAASMGSMTVAEKLVEQTGVIGEKLEIGSYEVVEAPFVASYIHAGNKLATLVGLTKESTEAGRNVAMQAAAMNPVALDRTGVDQETIDRELEVGKELARQEGKPEAMLEKIAEGRLNKFYKENTLVEQAYIRDNKLSVEKYLQSEDKDLKAISFKRVGLGV; the protein is encoded by the coding sequence ATGGCTAAAATCACCGCCGCTGAGGTAAACAAACTCAGAAAACAGACCGGAGCCGGAATGATGGATTGTAAAAAAGCATTGGTAGAAGCCGATGGCGATTTCGAACAAGCAATCGATATCCTGCGTAAAAAAGGTCAAAAGGTGGCCGCTAATCGTGCCGACCGTGAAGCTACTGAAGGTTGTGTATTAGCTGGCAGCAATAGCGATAACAGCTTTGGTGCTGTAGTAAGTTTGAACTGCGAAACTGACTTCGTTGCTAAAAACGACAGCTTCGTTGAGCTTACTCAAAGCATCTTAGATCTGGCCTTAGAAAATAAATTTGCCGATAAAGACAGCCTTTTAGCCGCTAGCATGGGCAGTATGACTGTAGCCGAAAAATTAGTTGAGCAAACTGGTGTAATCGGTGAGAAATTGGAAATTGGTTCTTACGAAGTAGTAGAAGCTCCTTTCGTAGCCTCTTATATCCACGCTGGTAACAAGTTGGCCACTTTAGTAGGTTTAACTAAAGAATCTACTGAAGCTGGTAGAAACGTAGCTATGCAAGCTGCTGCAATGAACCCTGTTGCTTTGGATCGTACTGGTGTTGATCAGGAAACTATCGACCGCGAATTAGAAGTAGGTAAGGAATTAGCTCGTCAAGAAGGTAAGCCAGAAGCGATGTTGGAAAAAATCGCTGAAGGACGCTTGAACAAATTCTACAAGGAAAACACCTTGGTAGAGCAAGCTTATATCCGCGACAATAAATTGAGCGTTGAGAAATACTTACAGTCTGAAGACAAAGACTTGAAAGCTATTTCTTTCAAACGCGTTGGATTAGGCGTATAA
- a CDS encoding response regulator transcription factor, producing MNNSDYTILLVDDEPDILEFVSYNLIKEDFKVITASDGETGLKKAKKENPHLILLDVMMPGMDGIETCDQIRKTPGLEGTLVAFLTARGEDYSQVAGFDAGADDYITKPIKPKVLISRIKALLRRYGQSVQNESIQQFGNLSIDLDKYQVSLKGKKLDLPRKEFELLSLLVSRPGKVFHRDEILDKIWGNEVVVGGRTIDVHIRKLREKIGDKLIKTVKGVGYKFEA from the coding sequence ATGAATAACAGCGATTATACCATTTTACTGGTCGATGACGAACCCGATATTCTGGAGTTCGTAAGTTACAACCTGATTAAAGAAGACTTTAAGGTAATTACCGCCTCCGATGGAGAAACGGGATTAAAGAAAGCTAAAAAAGAAAACCCGCACCTGATCCTATTGGATGTTATGATGCCCGGCATGGACGGCATTGAAACTTGTGATCAGATTCGCAAAACTCCGGGCCTCGAAGGAACTTTGGTTGCCTTTTTAACAGCCCGCGGTGAAGATTATTCGCAAGTGGCCGGTTTCGATGCTGGTGCGGATGATTACATCACTAAGCCTATTAAGCCGAAAGTTCTGATTAGTCGTATTAAGGCTTTATTACGACGCTATGGCCAATCGGTACAGAACGAGTCCATTCAGCAATTTGGCAACCTTAGTATCGACCTTGATAAATATCAAGTAAGCCTCAAAGGCAAAAAGCTGGATTTACCTCGTAAGGAGTTTGAATTGCTTAGCCTTTTGGTTTCTCGTCCGGGAAAAGTTTTCCATCGTGATGAGATTCTCGATAAGATTTGGGGTAATGAAGTAGTAGTAGGTGGTCGTACCATCGACGTGCATATTCGTAAACTCCGCGAAAAAATTGGCGACAAGCTGATCAAAACCGTAAAGGGCGTTGGATATAAATTCGAAGCCTAA
- a CDS encoding TonB-dependent receptor produces MKSFKSTLALAFLCFPILLFAQKGTIRGQVIDGENGEPLFAANAVIKGTQIGTTTDFDGYYELQAEAGTYQLEISFIGMSSLVITDVVVKAGEVTVVEAVTLKPASNQLAEVVVTSEAVRNSEAALVTVKRKSTNLIDGVSAAKLRKTGDSDAGDAAKRVTGVSVEGGKYVYVRGLGDRYTKTMLNGVDIPGLDPDKNSIQIDIFPTNLISNLTVLKSGLAELPADFTGGVVNIETQEFPTDRILDVSVGVGFNPSMHFNSDYISYEGGSTDFLGFDDGTRAIPRADGSGPLPYFDDADAVDFNKNFSRTLGAEQSTSFTDYSLGVSMGNQYSLESGNKLGYIFSLTYDNSRVFYDDIEYGEWQRDRDPEDYQLIEATTQNGKLAEQNVLLGALAGFTYKTLMSKYKFTAMHLQNGTSRSAQLSIDAKDGAAQVSDYYAFSNNLEYNQRGLTNVLLAGEHYLDGGDWEVNWKFSPTLSSLSDPDIRKTAFSIDRGDSTFDPGEGGLPSRIWRSLSEVNMVSKVDIIRSHTLMGDDAKFKFGMSHVYKYRDYSIYRYNLNEREYTGLNSIQYSGDPNQVLIDQNLYRQYIDGMDTTFVGLYYNPELLDGQTNPNEYQSNVNNFGFYVSEEFKPLESLKAVIGLRAELFQQRHTGRDQVAAQNPNDPSGNTLNNDVVLDALDLFPSANLIYALNEDMNLRASYYRSIARPSFKELSFAQILDPVSNRTFNGGLFQYNDWNGQLESTRINNFDLRLERFLKGADIISISAFYKAFDSPIELVRIPVALRDFQPRNVGNGTLIGGEFELRKNLSFLSERLKTIAFSGNFTYTYSRIDMTDAEFNARKTYEKDGQTIERTRQMAGQAPFIINGGFSYDNTEKGLSAGVFYNVKGRTLEIVGGNLAPDVYTEPFHSLNFTFNKTFGEDGRSSLSIKVSNLLNDVRESLYQAYEGNPQVFNRLKPGTAFSIGYTYSFY; encoded by the coding sequence ATGAAAAGTTTCAAGTCTACCTTAGCCCTGGCCTTTCTCTGTTTCCCAATCTTGTTATTTGCTCAAAAAGGAACCATTCGGGGACAGGTTATCGATGGTGAAAACGGGGAGCCATTATTTGCAGCCAATGCTGTAATTAAAGGGACTCAAATTGGAACGACTACCGATTTTGACGGTTATTATGAGCTTCAGGCCGAAGCAGGAACTTATCAATTAGAGATTAGTTTCATCGGTATGTCCAGCTTGGTGATAACAGACGTAGTTGTAAAAGCTGGTGAAGTTACCGTGGTAGAAGCGGTTACTCTTAAGCCAGCCAGCAACCAATTGGCCGAGGTGGTAGTTACCTCCGAAGCAGTTCGTAATTCCGAAGCCGCCCTGGTAACGGTAAAACGAAAGTCAACTAACTTAATAGATGGTGTTTCTGCCGCTAAACTTCGCAAAACCGGAGATAGCGATGCTGGAGATGCTGCTAAACGTGTAACCGGTGTTTCGGTAGAAGGCGGTAAATACGTTTATGTACGCGGTTTGGGAGACCGTTACACTAAAACTATGTTGAACGGCGTAGATATTCCAGGATTGGACCCGGATAAAAACTCTATCCAAATCGACATTTTCCCTACCAATTTGATTTCTAACCTTACCGTTTTAAAAAGTGGTTTGGCTGAATTACCAGCTGACTTTACCGGTGGGGTAGTGAATATCGAAACCCAGGAATTTCCTACCGATCGCATTTTAGATGTATCAGTTGGCGTAGGCTTCAATCCTTCTATGCACTTCAACTCTGATTACATCAGCTACGAAGGTGGTTCAACTGATTTCTTAGGTTTTGATGATGGTACTCGCGCTATTCCTCGTGCAGATGGTAGTGGACCACTTCCCTACTTCGATGATGCGGATGCGGTAGATTTCAATAAGAACTTTAGCCGCACTTTAGGTGCTGAGCAAAGCACCAGTTTTACCGACTACAGCCTGGGTGTTTCCATGGGAAATCAATACAGCCTGGAGAGTGGAAATAAATTGGGTTATATCTTCTCTTTAACTTACGACAATTCACGCGTCTTTTACGATGACATTGAATACGGTGAGTGGCAACGTGATCGCGATCCAGAGGATTATCAATTAATTGAAGCCACTACCCAGAATGGTAAATTGGCCGAGCAAAATGTTCTCTTAGGTGCTTTGGCTGGCTTTACCTACAAGACTTTAATGTCGAAATACAAGTTTACCGCTATGCATTTGCAGAATGGTACATCTCGTTCGGCTCAATTAAGTATTGATGCCAAGGATGGCGCGGCTCAGGTTTCGGATTACTATGCCTTCTCTAATAACCTGGAGTACAACCAACGTGGTTTGACCAATGTGTTGTTAGCCGGTGAGCATTATTTAGATGGAGGTGATTGGGAAGTTAACTGGAAATTTTCTCCAACCCTTTCATCATTATCAGATCCTGATATTCGTAAAACTGCCTTCTCTATCGATCGTGGTGATTCTACTTTCGATCCGGGTGAAGGAGGTTTGCCAAGTCGTATCTGGCGTTCCTTAAGTGAGGTGAATATGGTAAGTAAGGTGGATATTATCCGTTCTCACACCTTAATGGGAGACGATGCGAAATTCAAGTTCGGTATGAGTCATGTTTACAAATACCGTGATTATTCGATCTACCGTTACAATCTGAATGAGCGTGAGTATACAGGATTAAATTCCATTCAGTATTCCGGTGATCCGAATCAGGTTTTGATAGATCAAAATTTGTATAGACAGTACATTGATGGAATGGATACCACTTTTGTTGGATTGTACTATAACCCTGAATTGCTGGATGGTCAAACCAACCCGAACGAATACCAATCGAATGTAAACAACTTCGGTTTTTACGTATCGGAAGAGTTTAAGCCTCTGGAGTCTTTAAAGGCTGTAATTGGTTTAAGAGCAGAATTATTCCAACAACGTCATACCGGTCGTGATCAGGTAGCGGCTCAAAACCCGAATGATCCGAGTGGAAATACCTTAAACAATGATGTGGTATTGGATGCTTTGGATTTATTCCCATCTGCTAACTTGATTTATGCCCTTAATGAAGACATGAACTTAAGAGCTTCTTACTATCGCTCTATTGCGCGTCCTTCATTCAAGGAATTGTCTTTTGCTCAGATTTTGGATCCGGTATCTAACCGTACTTTCAATGGTGGTTTATTCCAGTACAATGATTGGAACGGTCAATTAGAGTCTACTCGCATCAATAACTTCGATTTACGCTTAGAGCGCTTCCTTAAAGGTGCTGATATCATTTCGATCAGCGCATTTTATAAGGCCTTCGATTCGCCTATCGAATTAGTGCGTATTCCGGTAGCCCTTCGCGACTTCCAACCTCGTAACGTAGGTAATGGCACCTTAATTGGAGGTGAGTTTGAATTGCGTAAAAACCTTTCCTTCCTTAGCGAAAGACTCAAAACCATCGCCTTCTCCGGTAACTTTACCTATACCTATTCTCGCATTGATATGACTGATGCGGAATTTAATGCTCGTAAAACCTACGAGAAGGATGGTCAAACTATTGAGCGTACTCGTCAGATGGCCGGTCAGGCTCCCTTTATTATCAATGGTGGATTTAGCTACGATAATACGGAAAAGGGCTTAAGTGCTGGTGTATTCTATAATGTGAAAGGACGTACTCTCGAAATCGTTGGCGGTAACCTTGCACCTGATGTTTATACTGAGCCTTTCCATAGCTTGAACTTCACTTTTAATAAGACCTTTGGTGAGGATGGACGCTCTTCATTAAGCATCAAAGTATCGAATCTACTGAACGATGTTCGCGAAAGTCTTTATCAGGCTTATGAGGGCAATCCGCAGGTCTTCAACCGTTTGAAGCCCGGAACTGCCTTCAGCATCGGTTATACCTACAGCTTTTATTAA
- the rsmI gene encoding 16S rRNA (cytidine(1402)-2'-O)-methyltransferase, whose translation MAGILYIVPTPIGNLDDMTFRAIQTLKEVDLILAEDTRTSAKLLRHFEIDTPMKANHMHNEHQKSAQYVEQILAGHNVALISDAGTPAVSDPGFLMVREALQAGIEVICLPGATALIPALVVSGLPAHNFCFEGFLPPKKGRQTRLKKLAEEERTLIFYESPHRIQRTLRDLIEHFGEDRPASLSREISKKFEETRRGTLAELRTSCETHPPKGELVLCIGAKA comes from the coding sequence ATGGCTGGTATCCTCTATATCGTTCCCACTCCCATTGGTAACCTAGATGACATGACCTTCCGGGCTATCCAAACTCTAAAGGAGGTAGATTTAATCCTGGCCGAGGATACGCGCACCAGTGCGAAGCTTTTACGCCATTTCGAAATTGACACTCCCATGAAGGCCAATCATATGCATAATGAGCATCAAAAAAGTGCGCAGTATGTAGAGCAGATTCTGGCCGGTCATAATGTAGCTCTGATTAGTGATGCCGGCACGCCCGCGGTTTCCGACCCCGGCTTTTTGATGGTTCGAGAAGCGCTGCAAGCTGGCATTGAGGTTATCTGTTTACCCGGTGCCACCGCCCTGATTCCGGCTCTGGTGGTAAGTGGATTGCCCGCGCATAATTTCTGCTTCGAAGGTTTTTTGCCACCTAAGAAAGGACGTCAAACCCGATTAAAGAAACTCGCTGAAGAGGAGCGCACCCTTATTTTTTACGAGAGTCCTCATCGCATTCAGCGTACCCTTCGTGATCTGATTGAGCACTTTGGTGAAGATCGTCCTGCTAGTTTAAGCCGCGAAATCTCTAAAAAATTTGAAGAAACCCGCCGTGGCACATTAGCGGAGCTAAGGACTTCTTGTGAGACGCATCCGCCGAAAGGCGAATTGGTGCTTTGCATCGGCGCTAAAGCATAA